CTAGGAAAAACATCCCTGAAAAACTTGAGCAGGTCGTCAAGGGAGTTGCAGATGGTTGCTGTCTAGCAGGTGCTGCTCTGATTGGTGGAGAAACAGCTGAAATGCCTGGAATGTATGGTGAAGATGATTATGATTTAGCTGGTTTTGCCGTTGGTATTGCAGAAAAATCCCAGATTATTGACGGCTCTAAGGTCGTGGCAGGCGATGTTCTGTTAGGTCTTGCTTCCAGTGGTATTCATTCCAATGGCTACTCTCTTGTTCGCCGTGTCTTTGCTAACTATACAGGGGATGAAGTTCTACCTGAATTAGGCGGCAAGTCCCTCAAGGAAGTCTTGCTTGAACCAACACGAATCTACGTTCAGACACTTCTTCCTCTAATTAAGGAAGGTTTAGTGCATGGGATTGCTCATATTACAGGCGGTGGTTTTATCGAAAATATTCCGCGGATGTTTGGCGAAGAGCTAGCAGCTGTGATTGATGAGAGTAAGGTGCCTGTTTTGCCGATTTTCAAGGCCTTGGAGAAATACGGTCATATTCCTCATGCAGAAATGTTTGAAATCTTCAACATGGGCTTAGGAATGGTTCTTGCGGTAGCAGCAGAAGATGTGGAGCGTATCAAGGAACTTGTGGATGAGGAAGTCTATGAAATTGGCCGTATCGTTGAAAAAACAAATCAAAGTGTGGTCATCCAATGAAGAAAATAGCTGTGTTTGCTTCAGGGAATGGGTCTAATTTTCAAGTGATTGCGGAGCGATTTCCTCTTGAATTTGTCTTTTCAGATCACCGAGATGCCTATGTACTCGAGCGAGCCAAGAATCTTGGTGTGACAGCTTATGCCTTTGAACTCAAGGAATTTGAGAATAAAGCAGCTTATGAACATGCGATTGTGGAGCTATTAGACCAGCACCAAGTAGACTTGGTTGTCCTAGCAGGATATATGAAAATTGTGGCAGAAACCTTGCTATCTCGCTATGAGGGGCGGATAATCAACATTCATCCAGCTTATCTGCCAGAATTTCCAGGAGCTCACGGCATTGAAGATGCCTGGAATGCAGGTGTTGCTCAATCTGGCGTGACTGTTCATTGGGTGGATTCAGGTGTTGATAGCGGTCAGATTATCAGACAAGAGCGGGTGCCGATTTTTGCAGATGATACCCTTGAGAGTTTTGAAGAGCGCATTCATGCGATGGAATACCAACTCTATCCAGAGGTGATAGGAGAACTACTCTCGTCTGATAGGATAGAATAATGGTCTGTCATGAAGGATAATAAGATGAAAGGAGTAGCATCTATGGTAACCTTACGCTTAGTGGATGAGGAAAATTTTGCTCAGGTCATTGATTTGAGCCTGGCAGAGGAGGATAGGTCATTTGTGGCTTCTAACCTTCGCTCATTAGCAGATTGTTGGCTTTATCGGGAGAATGGCGATGTCTTTCCGTATGCTATTTACGCTAATCATCAAGTCGTCGGCTTTGCTTTGGTTGACGTAGATGAAGAGGAAGCCTGTTATATGATTTGGCGCCTGATGATTGATAATAGTCAGCAGGGAAAAGGGTATGGGAAAACGGCCATCTTAGCCTTAATGGAACAAGCTAAGGCGATTGGAAAATACAACACCATTCGGGCTGATTTTGTTAAGGGAAATCAGAAAATGGAACGATTGTTGCACTCACTAGGCTTTGTGAATTTTGGTCAAGATGAGCGAGAAATCTTTACCAGACGAACTCTTGAAGTTGAAAAATAAATATGGAACAGTATCAAA
Above is a window of Streptococcus sp. zg-86 DNA encoding:
- the purM gene encoding phosphoribosylformylglycinamidine cyclo-ligase, with translation MSKNSYAASGVDVEAGYEVVERIKKHVKKTERLGVMGTLGGFGGMFDLSKLSVKEPVLISGTDGVGTKLMLAIQYDKHDTIGQDCVAMCVNDIVAAGAEPLYFLDYIATRKNIPEKLEQVVKGVADGCCLAGAALIGGETAEMPGMYGEDDYDLAGFAVGIAEKSQIIDGSKVVAGDVLLGLASSGIHSNGYSLVRRVFANYTGDEVLPELGGKSLKEVLLEPTRIYVQTLLPLIKEGLVHGIAHITGGGFIENIPRMFGEELAAVIDESKVPVLPIFKALEKYGHIPHAEMFEIFNMGLGMVLAVAAEDVERIKELVDEEVYEIGRIVEKTNQSVVIQ
- the purN gene encoding phosphoribosylglycinamide formyltransferase, with amino-acid sequence MKKIAVFASGNGSNFQVIAERFPLEFVFSDHRDAYVLERAKNLGVTAYAFELKEFENKAAYEHAIVELLDQHQVDLVVLAGYMKIVAETLLSRYEGRIINIHPAYLPEFPGAHGIEDAWNAGVAQSGVTVHWVDSGVDSGQIIRQERVPIFADDTLESFEERIHAMEYQLYPEVIGELLSSDRIE
- a CDS encoding GNAT family N-acetyltransferase; its protein translation is MVTLRLVDEENFAQVIDLSLAEEDRSFVASNLRSLADCWLYRENGDVFPYAIYANHQVVGFALVDVDEEEACYMIWRLMIDNSQQGKGYGKTAILALMEQAKAIGKYNTIRADFVKGNQKMERLLHSLGFVNFGQDEREIFTRRTLEVEK